One Acidobacteriota bacterium DNA segment encodes these proteins:
- a CDS encoding inositol-3-phosphate synthase, with protein MLVGLGAVSTTFIAGVHAVRRGLAQPIGSLTELGTIRLGKRTEGRSPAIREFVPLADLNDLVFGAWDIFEENCYEAAKTAGVIEAGLLEQIRPDLERIKPWPAVFDRRYVKRLDGPNVKKGKNKRDLAEQVRADIRNFKAEHKLDRLVMVWCGSTEVFMREAPVHASLAAFEKGLEASDDAIPSSMIYAYAAIREGIPYANAAPNLSGDVPALTELAAQTGSPLAGKDLKTGQTLIKTIIAPGLKARLIGVNGWYSTNILGNRDGEVLDDPESFKTKEESKKSVLDYILQPKLYPDLYKDICHLVRINYYPPRGDNKEGWDNIDIFGWLGYPMQLKINFLCRDSILAAPIVLDVALFLDLAKRAGMSGIQEWLSFYFKSPVHAPELYPEHDLFIQLMKLKNTLRYMKGEELITHLGLEYYD; from the coding sequence ATGCTCGTGGGCCTTGGCGCGGTCAGCACCACCTTCATCGCCGGCGTGCACGCGGTTCGCCGCGGCCTCGCACAGCCGATCGGCTCTCTTACTGAACTCGGCACCATCCGTCTCGGGAAGCGCACCGAAGGCCGCTCGCCGGCCATCCGGGAGTTCGTGCCGCTCGCCGACCTGAACGACCTGGTGTTCGGCGCGTGGGACATCTTCGAGGAGAACTGCTACGAGGCGGCGAAGACCGCCGGCGTGATCGAAGCGGGACTGCTCGAGCAGATTCGCCCCGACCTCGAGAGGATCAAGCCCTGGCCCGCGGTGTTCGATCGCCGCTACGTCAAGCGGCTCGATGGCCCGAACGTCAAGAAGGGAAAGAACAAGCGCGACCTGGCGGAGCAGGTCCGCGCCGACATCCGGAATTTCAAGGCGGAGCACAAGCTCGATCGCCTCGTCATGGTGTGGTGCGGCAGCACCGAGGTCTTCATGAGGGAGGCGCCGGTCCACGCCTCGCTGGCCGCATTCGAGAAGGGGCTCGAGGCGAGCGACGACGCGATTCCCTCGAGCATGATTTACGCGTACGCCGCCATCAGGGAAGGCATCCCGTACGCGAACGCGGCGCCGAACCTGAGCGGCGATGTTCCAGCCCTCACCGAACTGGCCGCGCAGACCGGCTCGCCCCTGGCGGGCAAGGACCTCAAGACCGGCCAGACGCTGATCAAGACCATCATCGCGCCCGGACTCAAGGCGCGCCTGATCGGCGTCAACGGCTGGTACTCGACGAACATCCTCGGCAACCGCGACGGCGAAGTGCTGGACGATCCCGAGTCGTTCAAGACGAAGGAAGAGAGTAAGAAGTCCGTCCTCGACTACATCCTCCAGCCGAAGCTCTATCCGGACCTGTACAAGGACATCTGCCACCTCGTCCGGATCAATTACTATCCGCCGCGCGGCGACAACAAGGAAGGCTGGGACAACATCGATATCTTCGGCTGGCTCGGGTACCCGATGCAGCTGAAGATCAACTTCCTGTGCCGCGATTCCATTCTCGCGGCGCCGATCGTGCTCGACGTCGCGCTCTTCCTCGATCTCGCGAAGCGCGCCGGCATGAGCGGCATCCAGGAGTGGCTGTCGTTCTACTTCAAGAGCCCGGTGCACGCGCCCGAGCTGTACCCCGAGCACGATCTCTTCATCCAGCTCATGAAGCTGAAGAACACCCTGCGCTACATGAAGGGGGAAGAGCTGATCACGCACCTCGGGCTCGAATACTACGATTAG
- a CDS encoding AAA family ATPase encodes MYEEYYGFTEKPFSLTPDPKYLYKSETHANAFDLLQYAIQRREGFVVITGDIGTGKTTLCRAILEQLDSRTFTALVLNPFITEEDLLRIVLQDFGVVSREEVKRGRLLGVTKQELIDTLNEFLLSLQPIGARALLIIDEAQNLPNRLLEQIRILSNLETEKEKLLQIVLVGQTNLQGVLRSPNMRQLDQRVSIRYELRPLTRDECAAYVAHRLSIAGGGASVTFTSRALDLVHRFTGGTPRLINLLCDRSLLGGFSERTNRITPSLVKRAASSLDLRLAPVAWAAWLRRRAAFLVASAALAVAPALSVLVLMQVGAIPPWEEPAPVAAAPAAQPASAPVRTTAVNAAPAAARRASFSIFVGSFESEEDAAARARELQQLGFNAYRATVEREDGSRSLQLLVGTYDNVERARDDERRLRQVAAFSSARVVLN; translated from the coding sequence ATGTACGAGGAATACTACGGCTTCACTGAGAAGCCATTCAGCCTGACGCCGGATCCGAAGTACCTGTACAAGAGTGAGACGCACGCGAACGCGTTCGATCTCCTCCAGTACGCGATCCAGCGTCGCGAGGGCTTCGTCGTCATCACCGGCGATATCGGCACCGGGAAGACGACGCTGTGCCGGGCGATCCTCGAGCAGCTCGATTCGCGGACGTTCACGGCGCTCGTGCTGAACCCGTTCATCACCGAGGAGGACCTCCTCAGGATCGTGCTGCAGGACTTCGGCGTGGTCTCGCGCGAGGAAGTGAAGCGCGGCAGGCTCCTCGGGGTGACGAAGCAGGAGCTGATCGACACGCTCAACGAGTTCCTGCTGTCGCTCCAGCCGATCGGCGCGCGCGCGCTGCTGATCATCGACGAGGCGCAGAACCTCCCGAACCGGCTGCTCGAGCAGATCCGCATCCTGTCGAACCTCGAAACCGAGAAGGAGAAGCTGCTCCAGATCGTCCTCGTGGGGCAGACGAATCTGCAGGGGGTGCTGCGCTCGCCGAACATGCGGCAGCTCGATCAGCGCGTGTCGATCCGCTACGAGCTGCGGCCGCTGACGCGCGACGAGTGCGCGGCCTACGTGGCGCACCGGCTCTCGATCGCGGGGGGCGGCGCGAGCGTGACGTTCACGTCGCGCGCGCTCGACCTGGTGCACCGGTTCACCGGCGGCACGCCGCGCCTGATCAACCTGTTGTGCGATCGGTCGCTCCTGGGCGGGTTTTCGGAGCGCACGAACCGGATCACGCCAAGTCTGGTGAAGCGCGCGGCGTCGAGCCTCGATCTGCGGCTCGCGCCGGTGGCGTGGGCCGCGTGGCTGCGCCGGCGCGCGGCGTTCCTGGTCGCGAGCGCCGCGCTGGCGGTCGCGCCGGCGCTGTCCGTGTTGGTGCTCATGCAGGTCGGCGCGATTCCTCCGTGGGAGGAGCCAGCCCCGGTCGCGGCCGCGCCGGCGGCGCAGCCGGCCTCTGCGCCGGTCAGGACGACCGCGGTGAACGCGGCGCCCGCCGCGGCGCGACGGGCGAGTTTCTCGATCTTCGTGGGATCGTTCGAGAGCGAGGAGGACGCCGCGGCCCGCGCCCGCGAGCTGCAGCAGCTCGGCTTTAATGCCTACCGGGCCACGGTCGAGCGGGAAGACGGCTCGCGGTCGTTGCAACTTCTCGTCGGCACGTACGACAATGTCGAACGGGCGCGTGACGACGAGCGGCGCCTGCGGCAGGTGGCCGCGTTTTCCTCGGCGCGCGTCGTCCTGAACTGA
- a CDS encoding diguanylate cyclase has translation MSGGSEGGPGAVVRREAIEVLRERNAALVSDLSSELHALYADALTPESSRSAATLLLTLTLSALEHGEVSPRAGAVHDLYRICLEALGPRRLFHATETAGRIIADELALDDRIGATSEPWPMVLLFVRRAALDVLAAFTARLLDTPAYGAVRDPLTTLIARPVFDLALEQETQRAMRHQGSFALILFDVDDLSAINREHGYGVGDRVLERLGILARRFFRTHDWIARHDEDSIVALLPETSLDQAALLATRFRDTVRQRLVLVDHKSESRASVTLTAAAVAVERVQAAGLEAAAVMREAETAVARAKLEGRNRTERIALMPTSVTLLAAATLLECTLRELRRMIRSGALKATRRGRHYLVDRADIARLQAQ, from the coding sequence ATGTCGGGCGGCAGCGAAGGGGGACCCGGCGCGGTGGTGCGTCGCGAGGCCATCGAAGTCCTACGGGAGCGGAACGCGGCGCTCGTATCCGACCTCTCGAGCGAGCTGCACGCGCTCTACGCTGACGCGCTCACGCCTGAGAGCTCGCGATCGGCAGCCACGCTCCTCCTGACGTTGACGCTTTCCGCGCTCGAGCACGGGGAGGTCAGCCCGCGGGCCGGCGCCGTCCACGACCTGTACAGGATTTGCCTCGAGGCGCTGGGACCCAGACGCCTGTTCCACGCGACCGAAACCGCGGGCCGCATCATCGCCGACGAGCTCGCGCTCGACGACCGCATCGGCGCCACATCGGAGCCCTGGCCGATGGTGCTGCTCTTCGTCCGGAGAGCGGCGCTCGATGTACTTGCCGCATTCACCGCCCGTCTGCTCGACACGCCGGCGTACGGCGCGGTGCGCGATCCGCTGACCACGCTCATCGCGCGGCCGGTGTTCGACCTCGCGCTGGAGCAGGAAACGCAGCGCGCGATGCGGCACCAGGGATCCTTCGCGCTGATTCTGTTCGACGTGGACGATCTCTCCGCGATCAACCGCGAGCACGGCTACGGCGTGGGTGACCGCGTGCTCGAGCGCCTCGGCATTCTCGCGCGGCGCTTCTTCCGCACGCACGACTGGATCGCGCGCCACGACGAGGACTCGATCGTGGCGCTGCTGCCGGAAACGTCGCTCGACCAGGCGGCGCTCCTGGCGACGCGTTTCCGGGACACCGTGCGGCAGCGGCTCGTGCTGGTCGATCACAAGAGCGAGTCGCGCGCGAGCGTGACGCTCACCGCGGCGGCCGTGGCGGTCGAACGGGTGCAGGCCGCCGGCCTCGAGGCGGCGGCCGTGATGAGGGAAGCGGAGACCGCGGTGGCGCGGGCGAAGCTGGAGGGAAGGAACCGCACCGAGCGCATCGCGCTGATGCCGACCTCGGTCACGCTGCTCGCCGCCGCCACCCTCCTCGAGTGCACGTTGAGGGAGCTGCGGCGGATGATCCGATCGGGCGCGCTCAAGGCCACGCGGCGCGGCCGCCACTATCTCGTCGACCGCGCCGATATCGCCCGGCTGCAGGCGCAGTAA
- a CDS encoding DUF5518 domain-containing protein, whose product MPSSPDKLQPALLGGAFIGVLSALPFVSYVNACCCLWVLVGGLLAAWVMQQNHPYAITTADGALVGLLAGVFGALVATVVSLLMAPFQRQLDLYMWGRMSQMMRDVPPIVEQMMEQRRSGPAVNLIAAAAGLVMALIIYPIFALLGGLLGAALFRKSAPPPPFTAPVSPADLPPAP is encoded by the coding sequence ATGCCGTCATCGCCCGACAAGCTGCAGCCCGCCCTGCTCGGCGGCGCGTTCATCGGCGTGCTCTCCGCGCTGCCGTTCGTGTCGTACGTGAACGCGTGCTGCTGCCTGTGGGTGCTCGTCGGCGGCCTGCTTGCGGCGTGGGTGATGCAGCAGAACCATCCGTACGCGATCACCACCGCGGATGGCGCGCTCGTCGGACTGCTCGCCGGGGTCTTCGGCGCGCTCGTCGCGACGGTGGTCTCGCTGCTGATGGCGCCGTTCCAGCGACAGCTCGATCTCTACATGTGGGGGCGGATGTCGCAGATGATGCGCGACGTCCCTCCCATCGTCGAGCAGATGATGGAGCAGCGGCGCAGCGGCCCGGCCGTGAACCTCATCGCCGCGGCCGCCGGGCTGGTGATGGCGCTCATCATCTATCCGATTTTCGCGCTGCTCGGCGGCTTGCTCGGCGCCGCGCTGTTCAGGAAGAGCGCGCCTCCGCCCCCGTTCACGGCGCCCGTCTCGCCGGCCGACCTCCCTCCCGCCCCCTAA
- a CDS encoding tetratricopeptide repeat protein, whose protein sequence is MSLLLDALRRSRGSGRTTTPRSAHADNVLATLGYSPKPPTSGRGPRLTIFAGLVVLLVAAGVWLWPQLFPAAPEAPSTAPASRQARRAAPPSPSSSPSPSAARPAPGTRPSPPPGSLTMTPAPAPKPASPVARPPAALAPPQPAPSVTRSAASATPPAVAVNRPASASRAPARTPSRAPSREPSRAPSREPASKDFTLALYYHRSGDFERALTHYRAVLERNELHTEAHNNLGLLYQEKGLLAEAVREFQRATIINPRYGRAHSNLGVALMRQGRLDAALAEFGVALSIDPRDTDALVNLALAQKGLQRGEAARTSLLRALTINPRHAAAHYNLALLYDEAGEVSRAVEHYREFLDHAGVEHAQVAPDVRARVESLSARLR, encoded by the coding sequence ATGAGCCTGCTTCTCGATGCGCTCCGGCGGTCGCGCGGGTCGGGGCGCACGACGACCCCGCGATCGGCGCACGCCGACAACGTCCTCGCGACGCTCGGGTATTCACCGAAGCCGCCGACAAGCGGCCGCGGACCGCGCCTGACCATCTTCGCGGGCCTGGTCGTTCTGCTCGTCGCCGCCGGTGTGTGGTTGTGGCCGCAGCTGTTTCCCGCGGCGCCGGAGGCGCCGTCAACGGCGCCCGCGTCCCGGCAGGCGCGCCGTGCGGCGCCACCGTCTCCGTCGTCGTCTCCCTCGCCGTCCGCCGCGCGCCCCGCGCCCGGGACGCGGCCGTCACCGCCGCCCGGATCGCTGACGATGACGCCCGCACCTGCGCCGAAGCCTGCATCGCCGGTCGCACGGCCGCCGGCCGCGCTCGCGCCGCCTCAGCCGGCGCCGTCGGTGACGCGATCGGCCGCGTCGGCGACTCCGCCGGCCGTGGCGGTGAACCGGCCGGCGTCAGCTTCGCGTGCGCCCGCGCGCACACCTTCACGCGCACCATCGCGCGAGCCTTCGCGAGCACCCTCGCGCGAACCCGCGTCGAAAGATTTCACCCTCGCGCTCTACTACCACCGCAGCGGCGATTTCGAGCGCGCGCTGACGCATTACCGTGCGGTGCTCGAGCGCAACGAGCTGCACACCGAGGCGCACAACAATCTCGGTCTGCTGTACCAGGAGAAGGGGCTGCTGGCCGAGGCGGTCCGCGAGTTTCAGCGCGCGACCATCATCAACCCGCGATACGGCCGCGCGCACAGCAACCTTGGCGTGGCGCTCATGCGGCAGGGAAGGCTCGACGCCGCGCTCGCGGAGTTTGGCGTTGCGCTCTCGATCGACCCGCGCGACACCGACGCGCTCGTGAACCTCGCGCTCGCGCAGAAGGGCCTGCAGCGCGGCGAGGCGGCACGGACCTCGCTCCTGCGCGCGCTCACGATCAACCCGCGCCATGCCGCCGCGCACTACAACCTCGCGCTGCTCTACGACGAAGCCGGCGAGGTCTCCCGCGCCGTGGAGCACTATCGCGAGTTCCTCGATCACGCCGGCGTCGAGCACGCCCAGGTCGCGCCGGACGTCCGCGCGCGCGTCGAGTCGCTGTCCGCGCGCCTTCGCTAG
- the acs gene encoding acetate--CoA ligase — MAERPEIHALLDEKRNFPPSDAWRKNALVNDPAIYDRAAADPEAFWGELSKEVDWIRPWDRVLEWEPPHARWFVGGKLNVSANCLDRHLRTARRNKAAIIWEGEPGERRTLTYFDLYREVSRFANALKSLGVKRGDRVAIYLPMMPELPIAMLACARIGAVHSVVFGGFSSESLRDRINDAKAVVLITADGGYRRGQLVPLKQMADEALSDTPSIRHVVVVQRQPGGTTFPVRIQQGRDHWYHRLVQDVATHCEPEAMDSEDLLYILYTSGTTGKPKGIVHTSAGYLLGVMTTARWVFDLRDEDVFWCTADIGWVTGHSYVVYGPLALGATVVMYEGAPDWPAKDRFWEIIERYGVSILYTAPTAIRAFMRWGAEWPAKHDLTSLRLLGSVGEPINPEAWMWYHTNIGGSRCPVVDTWWQTETGSIMIAPLPGMTALKPGSATLPLPGISAEIRNHDGARVERGGGLLAITRPWPAMLRGIYGDPERFVQQYWNRWKDKVYFTGDGARGDDDGYFWLLGRVDDVLNVAGHRIGTMEVESALVDHPFVAEAAVVGRPHEIKGQAVAAFVTLKEGHKPDPALAEELREHVTKKIGAIARPDEILFAADLPKTRSGKIMRRLLRDIAEGKALGDTTTLADPGVVARLKSEYQDRE, encoded by the coding sequence ATGGCCGAGCGACCTGAAATCCACGCCCTCCTGGACGAAAAGCGGAACTTTCCCCCTTCCGACGCCTGGCGGAAGAACGCGCTGGTGAACGACCCGGCGATCTACGACCGCGCCGCGGCGGACCCGGAAGCGTTCTGGGGCGAGTTGTCAAAAGAGGTGGACTGGATACGGCCGTGGGACCGCGTGCTCGAGTGGGAGCCGCCCCACGCGAGATGGTTCGTCGGCGGCAAGCTGAACGTCAGCGCCAACTGCCTCGATCGCCACCTCCGCACGGCGCGCCGCAACAAGGCCGCGATCATCTGGGAAGGGGAGCCGGGCGAGCGCCGGACGCTGACCTACTTCGACCTGTACCGCGAGGTCAGCCGCTTCGCGAACGCCCTGAAGAGCCTCGGCGTGAAGCGCGGCGACCGCGTCGCGATCTACCTGCCGATGATGCCGGAGCTGCCGATCGCGATGCTCGCCTGCGCGCGGATCGGCGCCGTGCACAGCGTCGTCTTCGGCGGCTTCAGCTCGGAGTCGCTGCGCGATCGCATCAACGACGCGAAGGCGGTCGTGTTGATCACGGCTGACGGCGGGTACCGTCGTGGACAGCTCGTGCCGCTCAAGCAGATGGCAGACGAGGCGCTGAGCGACACCCCCTCCATCCGCCACGTCGTTGTGGTCCAGCGCCAGCCCGGCGGCACAACCTTCCCCGTGCGGATCCAGCAGGGGCGCGACCACTGGTACCACCGCCTGGTGCAGGACGTGGCGACGCACTGCGAGCCGGAGGCGATGGATTCGGAGGACCTGCTCTACATCCTCTACACCTCCGGCACCACCGGCAAGCCGAAGGGCATCGTCCACACGAGCGCCGGATACCTGCTCGGCGTGATGACGACCGCACGCTGGGTGTTCGACCTGCGAGACGAGGACGTGTTCTGGTGCACGGCCGACATCGGCTGGGTGACCGGCCACAGCTACGTGGTCTACGGGCCGCTGGCGCTCGGCGCGACCGTCGTGATGTACGAGGGAGCGCCTGACTGGCCGGCGAAGGATCGCTTCTGGGAGATCATCGAACGTTACGGCGTCTCCATCCTCTACACGGCGCCGACGGCGATCCGCGCGTTCATGCGCTGGGGCGCCGAGTGGCCGGCGAAGCACGACCTCACGAGCCTGCGCCTGCTCGGATCGGTCGGCGAGCCGATCAATCCCGAAGCGTGGATGTGGTACCACACGAACATCGGCGGCTCGCGCTGTCCCGTCGTCGATACGTGGTGGCAGACCGAAACCGGCTCGATCATGATCGCGCCGCTGCCGGGGATGACCGCCCTGAAGCCGGGGTCGGCCACGCTGCCGCTGCCAGGCATCAGCGCGGAAATCCGCAACCACGACGGCGCGCGCGTGGAGCGCGGCGGCGGCCTGCTCGCGATCACGCGGCCGTGGCCCGCGATGCTGCGCGGCATCTACGGAGACCCGGAGCGCTTCGTCCAGCAGTACTGGAACCGGTGGAAGGACAAGGTCTACTTCACGGGCGACGGCGCCCGCGGCGATGACGACGGCTACTTCTGGCTGCTCGGCCGTGTCGACGACGTGCTCAACGTGGCGGGGCACCGGATCGGCACGATGGAAGTGGAGAGCGCGCTCGTCGATCACCCGTTCGTGGCGGAAGCCGCCGTCGTCGGGCGGCCGCACGAGATCAAAGGACAGGCCGTTGCCGCGTTCGTGACGTTGAAGGAAGGGCACAAGCCGGACCCGGCGCTTGCCGAGGAGCTGCGCGAGCACGTGACGAAGAAGATCGGGGCGATCGCGCGGCCCGACGAGATCCTGTTCGCCGCGGACCTGCCCAAGACGCGCTCGGGCAAGATCATGCGCCGGCTGCTGCGCGACATCGCCGAAGGCAAGGCGCTCGGCGACACGACGACGCTGGCAGATCCGGGCGTGGTGGCGCGGTTGAAGTCGGAATACCAGGACCGCGAATAG
- the tadA gene encoding Flp pilus assembly complex ATPase component TadA — translation MRKKIGECLIQAGLITEDDLQLALVEHKRTGERLGAVLVRMGLASEKQVTKALAYQLGFPYASLADEPPDPAAIILIPRDVALKRVCVAVRLEKNLLTVAMSDPLLFSLVQDLEFQTGYRIRQVVATRSDILQAIETGYPDKALAKYGESGPALAAQTRRGPGVGHAPGGGALVRRSDDDVFESAQAAAGKEASSDAAPIIDLVDLIVNSAITSRASDVHVEPMEKGVLVRHRLDGILKEVMDLPKWVHEGLVARLKIMAGLDIAEKRLPQDGRLRVKTEEGQDVDFRVSTLRTLFGEKIVLRVLDHRKGAPPLEELGLSAPALEELKHFLRHQHGMILVVGPTGSGKTTTLSSALTSIRSGRTNIITIEDPIEYQIPGVNQTQVNEKVRLTFSSALRAILRQDPDVILLGEIRDQETAKIAMQAAQTGHLVLSTLHTDDAPSCVTRLTDMGVEPYVIASALVGVVAQRLVRRLCPHCKRVYTPSPDTLRALNMPEGEAAQFPFYRAVGCEQCNHTGYRGRIAIYEVMRVNDKLRRIIASRGGEDAARDVALSSGMLTLGEDGLSKVKGGITTAEELLRVVTEVREMRTICPGCGGSVAMDFNACPHCGRRLSGGCTKCGRPQQPGWNFCPYCSSSATPKAGRRLRDQRRALELPASNVTEFKKSEKA, via the coding sequence GTGCGCAAGAAGATTGGTGAGTGCCTGATCCAGGCAGGGCTCATCACCGAAGACGACCTGCAGTTGGCGCTCGTCGAGCACAAACGCACGGGCGAGCGCCTCGGGGCCGTCCTCGTGCGCATGGGCCTCGCGAGTGAAAAGCAGGTGACGAAGGCCCTTGCCTACCAGCTCGGCTTTCCCTACGCCAGCCTTGCCGACGAGCCGCCGGATCCGGCGGCGATCATCCTCATCCCGAGAGACGTTGCGCTCAAGCGTGTGTGCGTGGCCGTGCGCCTGGAGAAGAACCTGCTCACGGTCGCCATGTCCGACCCGCTGCTGTTCAGCCTGGTGCAGGATCTCGAGTTCCAGACTGGCTATCGCATCCGGCAGGTGGTCGCGACGCGGAGCGACATCCTCCAGGCCATCGAAACCGGGTACCCGGACAAGGCGCTCGCGAAGTACGGCGAATCGGGTCCCGCGCTCGCCGCGCAGACCAGGAGAGGTCCGGGCGTGGGTCACGCGCCGGGCGGCGGTGCGCTCGTGCGGCGCAGCGACGACGACGTGTTCGAGAGCGCGCAGGCGGCGGCCGGGAAGGAAGCCAGCAGCGACGCGGCGCCCATCATCGACCTGGTCGATCTCATCGTGAACAGCGCGATCACCAGCCGCGCCAGCGACGTCCACGTCGAGCCGATGGAGAAGGGCGTGCTCGTGCGCCACCGCCTCGACGGCATCCTCAAGGAGGTGATGGACCTCCCGAAGTGGGTGCACGAAGGGCTGGTGGCGCGCCTCAAGATCATGGCCGGCCTCGACATCGCCGAAAAACGGCTGCCGCAGGACGGACGGCTGCGCGTGAAGACGGAAGAGGGCCAGGACGTGGACTTCCGCGTCTCGACCCTGCGGACGCTCTTCGGCGAGAAGATCGTGCTGCGCGTGCTCGACCATCGAAAGGGGGCCCCGCCGCTCGAGGAGCTCGGGCTTTCCGCCCCCGCGCTCGAGGAACTCAAGCACTTCCTTCGCCATCAGCACGGCATGATCCTCGTCGTTGGCCCGACCGGCAGCGGCAAGACGACGACGTTGTCCTCGGCGCTGACGTCGATCCGCTCGGGGCGGACGAACATCATCACGATCGAGGATCCGATCGAGTACCAGATCCCCGGCGTGAACCAGACGCAGGTGAACGAGAAGGTCAGGCTGACGTTCAGCAGCGCGCTGCGCGCGATCCTGCGGCAGGACCCCGACGTCATCCTGCTCGGCGAGATCCGCGACCAGGAGACGGCGAAGATCGCGATGCAGGCCGCGCAGACCGGCCACCTCGTGCTCTCCACGCTGCACACCGACGACGCGCCGTCGTGCGTGACGCGGCTCACCGACATGGGGGTCGAGCCCTACGTCATCGCCTCCGCGCTCGTCGGCGTCGTCGCGCAGCGGCTGGTACGGCGGCTGTGCCCGCACTGCAAGCGTGTGTACACGCCGTCGCCCGACACGTTGCGGGCGCTCAACATGCCGGAAGGCGAGGCGGCGCAATTCCCGTTCTACCGCGCCGTGGGGTGCGAGCAGTGCAACCACACCGGCTACCGCGGGCGCATCGCGATCTACGAGGTGATGCGCGTGAACGACAAGCTGCGGCGCATCATCGCCTCGCGCGGCGGCGAGGACGCGGCGCGCGACGTGGCCCTCAGCAGCGGCATGCTGACGCTCGGCGAGGACGGGCTCTCGAAGGTGAAGGGCGGCATCACCACCGCCGAGGAGCTCTTGCGCGTGGTGACGGAAGTGCGCGAGATGCGCACGATCTGCCCGGGGTGCGGCGGCAGCGTCGCCATGGACTTCAACGCGTGCCCGCACTGCGGGCGCCGGCTCTCCGGCGGCTGCACGAAGTGCGGGCGGCCGCAGCAGCCCGGGTGGAACTTCTGCCCGTACTGCTCGAGTTCGGCGACGCCGAAGGCCGGCAGGCGGCTGCGCGACCAGCGGCGCGCGCTGGAACTGCCGGCGTCGAACGTGACGGAGTTCAAGAAATCCGAGAAGGCGTGA
- a CDS encoding methyltransferase domain-containing protein gives MRFLRRGGDPHAFALAMIGLKMGDRLLQLGAGDGALLAALGGKVGLTGRACGVDESDEGVARAKLAADREGVLLELQRASYEALPFDDGAFDVAIVNAVLPDVAPEARVTIVAQVARLLRSGGRCIVVDAVPRGGLGALLGGPKPDPAYRPADLPRAAGFKAVRSLAERDGVRYVEGIISR, from the coding sequence ATGCGCTTTCTTCGCAGGGGCGGCGATCCGCACGCGTTCGCGCTCGCCATGATCGGCCTCAAGATGGGCGACCGGCTCCTTCAGCTCGGCGCCGGCGACGGCGCGCTGCTGGCCGCCCTCGGGGGAAAAGTGGGTCTGACGGGCCGCGCCTGCGGCGTGGACGAATCCGACGAGGGGGTCGCCCGCGCCAAGCTCGCGGCGGACCGCGAGGGGGTGCTGCTGGAGCTGCAGCGCGCGTCGTACGAGGCGCTGCCCTTCGACGATGGGGCGTTCGACGTCGCGATCGTGAACGCGGTGCTGCCCGACGTGGCGCCCGAGGCACGCGTGACGATCGTCGCGCAGGTGGCGCGCCTGCTCCGCTCCGGCGGGCGCTGCATCGTCGTGGATGCCGTGCCCCGCGGCGGCCTCGGCGCGCTGCTCGGCGGGCCGAAGCCGGATCCCGCCTATCGGCCGGCCGACCTGCCCCGGGCCGCCGGCTTCAAGGCGGTGCGCTCGCTGGCCGAGCGCGACGGGGTGCGGTACGTGGAGGGGATCATCAGCCGGTAG
- a CDS encoding SDR family oxidoreductase, producing MATQPVAIITGATSGIGRATALRLTGDGYAVLAVGRDETALGEVERAIRQQGGVCATHRADVVAADAPAGIVAAATGRFGALDALVNAAGIIGSGTVENTPDEAWDRMFDINVRSLFRLTRAAVPHLAARRGAVVNVSSVAGTRSFPGIFAYAVSKAAVDQLTRCAALELAPKGVRVNAVNPGVVVTNLHRRSGMGEEQYAAFLERSRETHPMGRAGNPEEIAELIAFLVSPKSGWMTGETIAIDGGRHLTCAR from the coding sequence ATGGCAACACAACCTGTCGCAATCATCACGGGCGCGACGTCCGGGATCGGCCGCGCAACCGCTTTGCGTCTGACTGGCGATGGATACGCGGTGCTCGCCGTCGGGCGTGACGAAACGGCGCTTGGAGAAGTCGAACGGGCGATTCGCCAGCAGGGGGGCGTCTGCGCCACGCACCGCGCGGACGTCGTGGCCGCCGATGCGCCGGCCGGGATCGTCGCCGCCGCGACAGGCCGATTCGGCGCGCTCGACGCGCTGGTGAACGCGGCCGGCATCATCGGCTCGGGGACGGTCGAGAACACCCCCGACGAGGCGTGGGACCGCATGTTCGACATCAACGTGCGGTCGCTCTTTCGCCTGACGCGCGCGGCGGTGCCGCACCTGGCCGCACGGCGCGGCGCGGTGGTCAACGTCTCCAGTGTCGCCGGCACCAGGTCATTCCCCGGCATCTTCGCGTATGCGGTGAGCAAGGCCGCGGTCGATCAGCTCACGCGCTGCGCCGCGCTGGAGCTCGCGCCGAAAGGGGTCCGCGTCAACGCCGTCAACCCCGGCGTGGTGGTGACCAACCTGCACCGGCGCTCCGGGATGGGAGAGGAGCAGTACGCGGCGTTCCTGGAGCGCTCGAGGGAGACGCACCCGATGGGACGAGCCGGGAACCCGGAGGAGATCGCCGAGCTGATCGCGTTCCTGGTGTCGCCGAAGAGCGGGTGGATGACCGGCGAGACGATCGCGATCGACGGCGGCAGGCATCTCACATGCGCGCGGTGA